The following is a genomic window from Marinihelvus fidelis.
AGCACTTGGGCGGCGGCGCGGCTGGGGTCTTCCAGGCGGCGGTCGAAGTCCGGCGGGATGTACAGGCCGACGGTGATTTCGCCGCGGCGCATCAGGTCCTCCAGTTCCTGGGCCGAGGCGGCCTGGTGGCGGAACTCCAGCACCTGGGTCTGCGACATGTCCATGACGTAGCGGCGCGAGGCCGCGGTGCCGGCCATGTCGGCGACGCCGGCGGCCAGGTCGCGCACGTCCATGTTGATGGCGTAGCCGAACAGCAGCAGCTGCATCACCGGGATGCCGACGATCATGCCGAAGGTGATGCGGTCGCGGCGCAGCTGCCGGACCTCCTTGGCGGCGATGGCCAGGATGCGTTGCAGGCGCTTCATTCCGGCGCCCCGGCGGCCGGGTCCAGGGTGGCGGCCACGAACACGTCTTCCAGGCTGGCCTCGCCCGGTTCGCAGCGGCGCACGGCCAGGCCCGCGTCGCGCACCACGCGGCCCACCGAGCCGGCCGGGTCGGGGTGGTCGCGTTGGACCAGCACGCGCAGGCGGTTGCCCACCTGGGCCACGCTGCGCACCCAGTCGTGCGTGTGCAGCAGCTTGCCGGCGCGACGGGGCTGGTCGGTGTCCAGCAGCACGATGGCGGCGTCGATGTCGCGGCCCAGCTGCGCCGGGCTACCGTGGGCCACCAGCCGGCCGCGGTCGAGGATGGCCAGCGCGTGGCAGCGCTCGGCCTCGTCCATGTAGTGCGTGGACACCAGGATGGTGGTGTTGTCCTCCACCAGGTCGAACAGCGACTCCCAGAAGGCGCGGCGGTTCTCCGGGTCAACGGCGCTGGTGGGCTCGTCCAGGAACAGCAGCTCCGGCTCGTGCAGCATGGCGCAGGCCAGCGCCAGGCGCTGCTGCTGGCCGCCGCTGATGGCGCCGGCGCGCTTGTTGAAGTAGCTCTCCAGCCGGTACCGCTCGGTCACTTCCTCGATGCGCTGGCGGCGGGTGGCGCGGTTCATGTTGTAGACACCGGCGATGAAATCCAGGTTCTCGGCGATGGTCAGGTCGGTGTAGAGCGAAAACTTCTGCGTCATGTAGCCGACCTTGCGGCGCAGTGCTTCGGCCTGCTCCGGCACCTTCATGCCCAGTACGCTGATGTCGCCGCGGGTGGGCGTGAGCAGGCCGCACATCATGCGGATGCAGGTGGTCTTGCCGGAGCCGTTCGGGCCCAGGAAACCGAAAATGCGCGCCCTGGGGATGGCCAGGTCGACGTCGACCACGGCGTGCACGTCGCCAAAGTCCTTCGAGAGCCCGCGGGTGACGATCGCGGGGGCGTCGGACGCGGCCGTGTCGGACGAATCGCTCATCGCGGGGCTCAGTCCGGCCAGGCTTCCAGCGGCAGGCCGGAGGGCAGGTCGTGGGCATCGTCGAGTTTGACCTCGGCCAGGTAGGACACCCGCGAGCGGTCGTACTCAGTGAGTGCGAAATACGGCGTGAACGTGGCGTCGGCCGAGACCCAGCTGACGGTGCCGCGCAGCGTCTGGGCATGGCCGTCGAGTTGCACGTTCAGGCTGTCGCCGACGCTGACCGCGGCCTTCTGGTGCTCGGGCACGTAGATGCGCGCGTAGACGCGGGCGTTATCCATCAGCACGGCCACGGCCTGGCCCGGCGTGGGGCGCTCGCCCACCTCCCACCAGACCTTGTCGACGCGCGCCGGCGACGGCGCGTACAGGGCCAGGCGCGACAGGTCCACGCGGGCCTGTTCGACCGCCGCCTGGGCGGCGCGGTGGGCGGCTTCGGCCTGCTCCAGTTCCTCGACGGTGGTGCCGTTGAGCAGGCTGGCCAGCTCCTCGCGCACGGCTTTTTCCTGCGCCAGGTCGGCGTCGAGCAGGTTCTTGCGCCGGTCCACGGCGGCCTGGCCGCTGAGGCCCTTCTCGAAGATGGTTTTTTCGCGCTCATACTCGGATTGCGAGTTGGTGACCTGGGCCTGGACCGCCAGCAGGTTGGCCTGGGCCTCCTTGATGGTCTCCTCGCGCGGGCCGCGGCGCAGTTCCGCCAGGCGGCCGGCGGCCTGGTCGCGTTGTGCCTCGGCCTGGGCCAGGCGGGCCTGGTAGCGGCGGTCGTCCTGGCGCAGCAGCAGTTCGCCTGTCGTCACGACCTGGCCGTCGGCGACGGCGATCTCGGCGATCGGCTCGGTGGTCTCGACGGTCATTTCGATGCGGTCGCGCTCCAGCGTGCCGACCATGTGGGTGGCCTGGCCCTCGTCCTGGCAGGCAGCCAGTGCCAGGCCGGCGGCCAGTGTGGCCAGCAGGGTGGCCAGGCGGGTGATGGCGCTACGGCAGCGGCTGTGCGGGTGTCGATGACTCATGGTTGGATCGCTCGTTGGAAAATGGCCACGATTTCGCGGGCAAGGCCGGCGCCGCCGTCCTTGTCGTAGTCGAGGCCCAGGACCGGTTCCGCCAGCGGGCGGGCGATGAACGGGAACATGCTGAGGCCAATCAGGAACAGCGCCAGGTGGCGCGGGTCGTGGCGGTCCGACAGGCGGCCCTCCGACTGCCCCCGGGCGATGAGCCCGGGCAGCAGCCCGCCCAGCCGGGGGGCATAGTGTTCGGCAAAGTGATCGGCGAGTTCGCCGCCGGGTAACAGCGCCTCGCGGGTGACCAGGCGTGGCAGGGCGGGGTGGGCGGCCATTGTCGAGGCCAGCGCCTCGATGACCGGGTCCAGGGCCGGTTCTGGCGCGGCCTTGAGCGCGGCCATTTTTTCCATCAGCGGCTGCAGTACACGGTCCAGTACGGCGGTCAGCAGTTCGCGCTTGCTGCCAAAGTAATAATGCACCATCGCCGGCGTGACCCCGGCGGCCTCGGCGATGCTGCGCACGGAGGTGGCGGCATAACCCTGCTCGGCGAACTGCCGCTCGGCCTCGTCCAGTAAATCGGCGCGGCGGTCCTCATTCTCAGCGTCCGCGGGCCGGCCGCGCTGTCGTGGTCTGCGGTTCATGGCCGCATATTAACTGAACAGTTAATTAATTAACAGGGTGGGTGTGTCGCGGGAAGTGGTGGCGGGTTGCGCTAACCCGGCACGCGCTCGAGTACATCCCTGTATCGCTCATCGGCGGCATCCATGCCGCCGAAGGTGCCGGGTTAACGCAACCCGCCACCACTTGTGCGACACCCGACCCGTTAATTGACTAGCCCGTCACGCGTCACGCGTCACGCGTCACCCGTCACCCGTCACCCGTGACAGGTTTCGGGGGTCCACGTCGTGGACTGGCCTTTCTCCAGGGTGAGCGGGTGGGTGGTTTCGCCGTAGCGCAGGCGGGTGGGCTTGCCCAGGCGGGAGGTCAGCGTGACGCTGGCCAGGCAGCCGCCGGTCCATTCGAGGTCGACATCGAAGCCGCCGCGTGCGCGCAGGCCGGTGATTTTGCCGTCGGGCCAGGCCGAGGGCAGGGCGGGCAGCAATTCGATTTCGAAGCCCAGGTCGCTGCCGGCGGGGTCGTCGGGGTTCAGGCGGACGTGGCTCTGCATCAGCATCTCGGTGATGGCCGAGACGCCGCCGAAGTTGCCGTCGATCTGGAACGGCGGGTGGGCGTCGAACAGGTTCGGG
Proteins encoded in this region:
- a CDS encoding ABC transporter ATP-binding protein; amino-acid sequence: MSDSSDTAASDAPAIVTRGLSKDFGDVHAVVDVDLAIPRARIFGFLGPNGSGKTTCIRMMCGLLTPTRGDISVLGMKVPEQAEALRRKVGYMTQKFSLYTDLTIAENLDFIAGVYNMNRATRRQRIEEVTERYRLESYFNKRAGAISGGQQQRLALACAMLHEPELLFLDEPTSAVDPENRRAFWESLFDLVEDNTTILVSTHYMDEAERCHALAILDRGRLVAHGSPAQLGRDIDAAIVLLDTDQPRRAGKLLHTHDWVRSVAQVGNRLRVLVQRDHPDPAGSVGRVVRDAGLAVRRCEPGEASLEDVFVAATLDPAAGAPE
- a CDS encoding HlyD family secretion protein, with product MSHRHPHSRCRSAITRLATLLATLAAGLALAACQDEGQATHMVGTLERDRIEMTVETTEPIAEIAVADGQVVTTGELLLRQDDRRYQARLAQAEAQRDQAAGRLAELRRGPREETIKEAQANLLAVQAQVTNSQSEYEREKTIFEKGLSGQAAVDRRKNLLDADLAQEKAVREELASLLNGTTVEELEQAEAAHRAAQAAVEQARVDLSRLALYAPSPARVDKVWWEVGERPTPGQAVAVLMDNARVYARIYVPEHQKAAVSVGDSLNVQLDGHAQTLRGTVSWVSADATFTPYFALTEYDRSRVSYLAEVKLDDAHDLPSGLPLEAWPD
- a CDS encoding TetR/AcrR family transcriptional regulator yields the protein MNRRPRQRGRPADAENEDRRADLLDEAERQFAEQGYAATSVRSIAEAAGVTPAMVHYYFGSKRELLTAVLDRVLQPLMEKMAALKAAPEPALDPVIEALASTMAAHPALPRLVTREALLPGGELADHFAEHYAPRLGGLLPGLIARGQSEGRLSDRHDPRHLALFLIGLSMFPFIARPLAEPVLGLDYDKDGGAGLAREIVAIFQRAIQP